A single window of Granulicella sibirica DNA harbors:
- a CDS encoding helix-turn-helix domain-containing protein has protein sequence MAISLPVRLGRRLSELREKRGLTQTQLADTAGIGRAHLSQIENGAVAARVDTLEALSAVLETSLSELFRGL, from the coding sequence ATGGCAATCTCTTTACCCGTGCGCTTGGGAAGACGTTTGAGTGAACTACGCGAAAAGCGGGGACTCACTCAGACGCAATTGGCGGATACGGCGGGTATCGGGAGGGCGCATTTGTCACAAATTGAAAATGGAGCGGTGGCGGCAAGGGTAGACACACTTGAAGCGCTATCGGCGGTTCTGGAGACTAGCCTCTCCGAACTCTTTAGAGGGTTGTAG
- a CDS encoding helix-turn-helix domain-containing protein produces the protein MEKLLTVDEAARALGGISKYTVQAWLSSGKLQRTKVGSRTMIRESALEGVLVDGGKSQPVKSSK, from the coding sequence ATGGAAAAGCTGCTGACAGTAGATGAAGCTGCACGTGCACTTGGGGGAATCAGCAAGTACACCGTTCAGGCGTGGCTTAGTTCTGGGAAGCTGCAACGGACAAAGGTTGGGAGCAGGACAATGATCCGCGAATCGGCTCTGGAAGGAGTTCTGGTGGATGGGGGAAAATCGCAGCCTGTCAAGAGTTCCAAGTGA
- a CDS encoding tyrosine-type recombinase/integrase, with protein sequence MKSQRAAGEIERAFRTALAKGDVGIVDRQKVPTFGEFSVRFMEAIRVRSAEKPATVRFYADRTTRLLKYRPLREARLDAIDEALIERYVTARRAVVLPASCNRELATLRRALRLAEDWKIITKAPRIRLLKGEHQRTFVLSHQEEARYLAACPPLLRDVASIMLDSGLRIGELLNLRWEDIRFDPTGAARFGSLRVTSGKSRNAQRTLSLTARASRVLFARRKVSKSPFVFPGKSLEAPILVTSLNHLHSKVREPLLQGKRIQEFPAEFVLHGLRHTFLTRLGEAGTDAFTIMRLAGHSSVTVSQRYVHPTPESCETAFERLEALNGRANERLEGKESHQSSHQQFFQTA encoded by the coding sequence GTGAAGAGCCAGCGTGCAGCAGGAGAGATTGAGCGCGCCTTTCGCACCGCGTTGGCAAAAGGCGACGTTGGGATTGTCGACCGCCAGAAGGTTCCGACGTTCGGTGAGTTCTCGGTGCGTTTTATGGAGGCAATTCGGGTTCGCTCCGCAGAGAAGCCAGCGACGGTCAGATTTTACGCGGATCGGACAACGCGCCTGCTCAAGTACCGCCCGCTTCGGGAGGCGAGGCTCGACGCTATCGATGAAGCCCTCATTGAACGCTACGTAACGGCCCGCCGTGCGGTCGTTCTGCCCGCGTCATGCAATCGGGAGCTTGCGACCTTGCGCCGCGCTCTGAGGCTCGCTGAGGACTGGAAGATCATCACAAAGGCTCCTCGCATCCGACTGCTCAAGGGTGAGCATCAGCGTACGTTCGTTCTATCTCACCAGGAGGAAGCTCGATATCTCGCAGCCTGCCCTCCTCTGCTCCGCGATGTCGCCTCCATCATGCTCGACAGTGGATTGAGGATCGGGGAGTTGCTGAACCTCCGCTGGGAAGACATCCGTTTCGACCCCACCGGCGCGGCGCGGTTTGGTTCTCTCAGGGTGACGAGCGGCAAAAGTCGGAACGCTCAGCGCACATTATCACTCACTGCCCGGGCTTCCCGGGTCCTTTTTGCCCGCCGCAAGGTTTCGAAGTCGCCTTTTGTCTTTCCAGGCAAGTCGCTCGAAGCTCCAATCCTTGTAACCAGCCTTAATCACTTGCACAGCAAAGTGCGAGAGCCGTTGCTACAGGGCAAGCGAATTCAGGAATTTCCGGCTGAGTTTGTCCTCCACGGGTTGCGCCACACCTTCCTTACCCGGCTTGGGGAGGCTGGAACCGATGCATTTACAATCATGAGGCTGGCGGGACATTCCAGTGTCACGGTGTCCCAACGGTACGTTCACCCAACCCCCGAAAGCTGCGAAACGGCATTCGAGAGGCTGGAGGCGCTGAACGGGCGGGCGAACGAAAGGCTGGAAGGGAAAGAGTCCCATCAATCCTCCCATCAGCAATTCTTCCAAACCGCGTAA
- a CDS encoding AAA family ATPase: MKKQPTTERASAIPFSLLPMTEVQESAINWLWPSFLPIGMLTLLCGAGGTGKSTLAFSIAATVSNGGTFPDGSRCEKSGDTVIWSGEDALDTTIKPRLALAGANPARVYAIRGATDGEGGNHSFDPSRDVEHLRDAVSGLPELSLLIIDPIVSAVSGDMHKANDVRRSLQPIVRFAEEKKCAVLGITHFAKNSAGKNPTDRVLGSQAFAAQARMVLVAAQEEGSDRRIFTRSKSNISIDTGGFAYAIEAATLPSGVLATRVIWGEALEGSARDILASVETGEKNTKPINMQEEARGFLQAELKNGPVLARELKHKAEKEFGLTERTLQRAKDKLGIIVTKSGFDGGWVWSYPVDSGRPNQQRR, encoded by the coding sequence GTGAAGAAGCAACCAACTACGGAACGGGCGAGTGCAATTCCGTTCTCGCTTCTCCCTATGACTGAGGTTCAGGAAAGCGCTATCAACTGGCTTTGGCCGTCTTTTCTTCCAATTGGTATGCTGACGCTCCTGTGCGGGGCAGGCGGAACGGGAAAGAGTACATTGGCATTCTCAATTGCCGCCACTGTAAGCAACGGAGGAACTTTCCCGGACGGCTCACGCTGCGAGAAGTCGGGGGATACCGTTATCTGGAGCGGCGAGGATGCGCTCGACACAACAATCAAACCGCGTTTGGCGCTAGCGGGTGCTAACCCGGCCAGGGTTTACGCAATCCGCGGCGCTACGGATGGGGAAGGGGGAAACCATTCATTTGACCCTTCCCGAGATGTAGAGCACCTACGAGATGCGGTTTCCGGTCTACCTGAATTGTCACTTCTGATAATTGATCCGATCGTTAGCGCGGTCTCAGGTGATATGCACAAGGCAAACGATGTCCGCCGCAGCCTACAGCCGATTGTCAGGTTTGCTGAGGAAAAGAAATGCGCCGTTCTAGGCATCACTCATTTTGCTAAGAATTCTGCCGGAAAGAATCCCACGGATCGCGTCTTAGGGTCGCAAGCGTTTGCCGCGCAAGCTCGAATGGTCCTGGTGGCAGCGCAGGAAGAAGGATCAGATCGCCGCATCTTCACGCGCTCAAAATCAAATATCTCTATCGACACGGGCGGATTTGCTTACGCCATCGAAGCCGCAACGCTCCCAAGTGGGGTGCTCGCTACTCGCGTCATTTGGGGCGAAGCGCTGGAAGGTAGCGCAAGAGACATTCTGGCGAGCGTCGAAACCGGTGAGAAGAACACGAAGCCGATCAATATGCAGGAAGAAGCGCGGGGGTTCCTACAAGCCGAACTGAAGAACGGGCCGGTTCTCGCGCGTGAACTGAAGCATAAAGCAGAAAAGGAGTTTGGGCTGACGGAGCGAACGCTCCAGAGGGCAAAGGACAAGCTCGGCATCATCGTCACCAAGTCTGGTTTCGACGGCGGTTGGGTTTGGAGCTATCCGGTCGATTCCGGCCGACCGAATCAACAAAGGCGATGA
- a CDS encoding Rap1a/Tai family immunity protein: MLPIVLTFVLFADPQWTPVILYGPSTFDLTETCRTSAHPDDASQFIRCANYIMGVVDAQAEGPTEKNPLNRYCLNNGITTVQLSKVFVKYSDDHPEMMNKATPFVLARAFAKAFPCSR; the protein is encoded by the coding sequence ATGCTCCCAATCGTGTTAACGTTTGTATTATTTGCTGATCCCCAGTGGACTCCTGTGATCTTGTACGGTCCATCGACCTTTGACTTGACCGAAACATGCCGGACTTCCGCGCATCCCGACGATGCCAGCCAATTCATTCGCTGTGCCAACTACATCATGGGGGTAGTGGACGCGCAAGCCGAGGGCCCTACAGAAAAAAACCCTCTAAATAGATACTGTCTAAACAACGGCATCACTACGGTCCAACTCTCAAAGGTCTTTGTCAAATACTCAGATGACCACCCTGAAATGATGAACAAAGCCACCCCCTTCGTTTTGGCCCGCGCCTTTGCTAAAGCATTCCCATGCTCCCGTTAA